In a genomic window of Oncorhynchus keta strain PuntledgeMale-10-30-2019 chromosome 28, Oket_V2, whole genome shotgun sequence:
- the LOC118361277 gene encoding polyhomeotic-like protein 2 isoform X5 has protein sequence MTSGNGNNAPMVTGSTPQNGESKLPQAIVKPQILTHFIEGFVIQEGAEPFPVERPLSLLIENLKKHKQQTDSEKTTTTSSNSTTDSEMEDLSQQELKQQEEPTLTCELCGRVDFAYNFKRSKRFCSTVCAKRYNVGCTKRMGLFPNRQTTMEKLKKQRTSNGNHQNSGSETKKQTPITRQQPGGGSVTSSHPSHPGHREFSQCLDMSSYEGPPSPPLSAASSSAPRSQAGRGAEHMEGCGQELPLLSQHFQPRDPAKWNVEEVYEFICSLPGCLAIAEEFRSQEIDGQSLLLLKEDHLMGTMNIKLGPALKLFAEISMLRDS, from the exons ATGACCTCAGGGAATGGGAACAATGCGCCCATGGTGACAGGCAGTACCCCACAGAATGGCGAGAGCAAACTGCCTCAAGCCATAGTGAAACCCCAGATCCTCACCCACTTTATTGAGGGATTTGTGATCCAGGAGGGAGCAGAGCCTTTCCCT GTGGAACGCCCGTTGTCGTTGCTGATCGAGAACCTGAAGAAACACAAACAGCAGACGGACTCTGAGAAGACGACGACGACCTCCTCCAACAGCACCACTGACTCTGAGATGGAGGACCTATCACAGCAAG AGCTGAAGCAGCAAGAGGAGCCCACCCTGACGTGTGAGCTGTGTGGCAGAGTGGACTTTGCCTACAACTTCAAGAGATCCAAGAGGTTCTGCTCCACAGTGTGTGCCAAACG GTACAATGTGGGGTGTACAAAGCGAATGGGCCTCTTTCCAAATCGACAAACCACGATGGAGAAACTGAAGAAGCAGAGAACATCCAATGGGAACCACCAGAACTCAGGCTCCGAGACCAAAAAACAG ACTCCCATTACCAGGCAACAACCTGGGGGTGGATCGGTGACGTCCAGCCACCCCTCTCACCCTGGTCACAGGGAGTTCAGCCAGTGTTTAGACATGTCCAGCTACGAGGGTCCCCCTTCACCCCCACTGTCTGCTGCCAGCTCTAGTGCTCCCAGGTCCCAGGCGGGCAGAGGGGCAGAGCACATGGAAGGCTGTGGACAAGAgctgcccctcctctcccagcactTCCAGCCCAGAGACCCGGCCAAGTGGAACGTGGAGGAGGTCTACGAGTTCATCTGCTCCCTGCCAG GTTGCCTGGCGATAGCCGAGGAGTTCCGCTCTCAGGAGATCGACGGCCAGTCCTTGCTGCTGCTGAAAGAGGACCACCTCATGGGCACCATGAACATCAAACTGGGGCCTGCGCTCAAGCTCTTTGCCGAGATCAGTATGCTGAGAGACTCGTAA
- the LOC118360428 gene encoding putative beta-lactamase-like 1 isoform X1, which translates to MKVKWTKLGMVVFLLISLVMTGCFIWQYRMPKLKMGNVVNIEVKEEKMCPRFPEPVLLEHPIPALKEALEKIDVVLRLSIHDTTLPALSAIIVFNDSVLWNGNFGRRNGSDPSSPPPNEYTVYRIASLSKIFPTLMLYKLWEEGKVASLDDPLEKYAANFTIKNPLGKRRGVVDVKAGSDRDTQPRSPSVTLRRMAGQLSGLPRRLRSTNLLWGGDTDAAIDLLQDDVLVADPGTKCHYSNVAFSLLANVLAENFAKSDYESWVSDNILEQLGMEDTGFDITPAMQSQMAVGVYSSGQSAPLYDLGWYRPAGQMYSTAADMAKLAMVLLGAYSRPLLQHDTLKTLLTPLFRCHQGYFANYTGTPWEVNEQLGYEVVRKDGDLDGYATTFSLVPRLKLGLVVLMAGVRPPIMDGDLVTQAFSHLIPAMESAFRNAQRKLSPPPDPTPYVGLFTYQNMTFYEIKASLGGVLVMQQFGPQVDTMMLAKYRTIRLDFLQERVFRVVFEGEYPCKLKVNSISVSLETQDRQLFNFYYFNEKGVSPGFDSPGLNTYKVLRIARRPIFNS; encoded by the exons ATGAAGGTGAAATGGACCAAGTTAGGCATGGTGGTCTTTTTgctgatatccttggtcatgacGGGATGCTTTATTTGGCAGTACAGGATGCCAAAATTAAAAATGG GCAATGTTGTGAACATTGAGGTGAAGGAGGAAAAGATGTGCCCCCGTTTCCCTGAGCCAGTACTCCTGGAACACCCCATCCCTGCACTCAAGGAAGCATTAGAAAAG ATAGATGTTGTCCTAAGGTTAAGTATTCATGACACTACACTACCAGCTCTGTCTGCCATCATTGTCTTCAACGACTCTGTGTTGTGGAACGGAAACTTTGGCAGAAGGAACGGGAGTGATCCTTCCTCGCCTCCACCCAACGAATACACAGTGTACAG AATTGCAAGTCTCTCAAAGATCTTCCCGACACTGATGCTGTACAAGctatgggaggaggggaaggtGGCCTCCTTGGATGACCCTTTGGAGAAGTATGCGGCAAACTTCACCATCAAGAACCCGCTGGGGAAGCGGCGGGGAGTAGTGGATGTCAAGGCTGGTTCTGACAGAGACACCCAGCCACGCTCTCCCTCTGTCACCCTGCGCAGGATGGCCGGTCAGCTCTCTG GGTTACCCAGACGGCTTCGGTCAACAAATCTACTCTGGGGTGGAGACACAGACGCTGCTATAGATCTATTACAAGATGATGTCCTGGTGGCAGACCCAGGCACCAA ATGTCACTACAGCAACGTGGCCTTCTCTTTATTGGCTAATGTCTTGGCCGAGAACTTTGCAAAATCTGACTACGAGAGCTGGGTGTCCGACAACATCCTGGAGCAGCTGGGGATGGAGGACACAGGCTTTGATATAACCCCAGCCATGCAGAGCCAGATGGCAGTGGGCGTGTACAGCAGCGGCCAATCGGCACCCCTCTACGACCTGGGCTGGTATCGGCCTGCTGGCCAGATGTACTCCACGGCGGCCGACATGGCCAAACTAGCCATGGTGCTTCTGGGGGCTTACAGCCGGCCCCTCCTCCAACATGACACCCTGAAGACCCTGCTGACCCCTCTGTTTCGCTGCCACCAGGGCTACTTCGCCAACTACACCGGCACGCCCTGGGAGGTCAACGAGCAGCTGGGCTACGAGGTGGTTCGTAAGGACGGAGACCTGGACGGCTACGCCACCACCTTCTCCCTGGTTCCCCGACTGAAGCTGGGCCTGGTGGTGCTGATGGCCGGGGTGAGGCCGCCAATAATGGACGGGGATCTGGTCACTCAGGCCTTCAGCCATCTCATCCCAGCCATGGAGAGCGCTTTCAGGAATGCACAGCGCAAGCTCTCGCCGCCGCCCGACCCCACGCCCTATGTGGGCCTCTTCACCTACCAGAACATGACCTTCTATGAGATAAAGGCGAGTTTGGGCGGGGTGCTGGtcatgcagcagtttgggccccAGGTGGACACCATGATGTTGGCCAAGTACAGGACTATCAGGCTGGACTTCCTGCAGGAGAGGGTGTTCAGGGTGGTGTTCGAGGGGGAGTACCCTTGCAAGCTGAAGGTCAACAGCATCTCAGTGTCTCTGGAGACCCAGGACAGGCAACTCTTTAACTTCTATTATTTCAACGAGAAGGGCGTGTCGCCTGGATTCGACTCTCCTGGGCTCAACACTTACAAAGTGCTCCGGATAGCTCGACGGCCAATCTTCAACAGTTAA
- the LOC118360428 gene encoding putative beta-lactamase-like 1 isoform X2: MTSRPLVCRQGIESPIQGSPTRIKCGLSNLGQDHQTSKMKVKWTKLGMVVFLLISLVMTGCFIWQYRMPKLKMGNVVNIEVKEEKMCPRFPEPVLLEHPIPALKEALEKIDVVLRLSIHDTTLPALSAIIVFNDSVLWNGNFGRRNGSDPSSPPPNEYTVYRIASLSKIFPTLMLYKLWEEGKVASLDDPLEKYAANFTIKNPLGKRRGVVDVKAGSDRDTQPRSPSVTLRRMAGQLSGLPRRLRSTNLLWGGDTDAAIDLLQDDVLVADPGTKCHYSNVAFSLLANVLAENFAKSDYESWVSDNILEQLGMEDTGFDITPAMQSQMAVGVYSSGQSAPLYDLGWYRPAGQMYSTAADMAKLAMVLLGAYSRPLLQHDTLKTLLTPLFRCHQGYFANYTGTPWEVNEQLGYEVVRKDGDLDGYATTFSLVPRLKLGLVVLMAGVRPPIMDGDLVTQAFSHLIPAMESAFRNAQRKLSPPPDPTPYVGLFTYQNMTFYEIKASLGGVLVMQQFGPQVDTMMLAKYRTIRLDFLQERVFRVVFEGEYPCKLKVNSISVSLETQDRQLFNFYYFNEKGVSPGFDSPGLNTYKVLRIARRPIFNS; encoded by the exons ATGACGTCACGGCCCCTAGTTTGCAGACAGGGAATTGAATCACCCATTCAGGGATCACCGACTAGGATTAAGTGTGG CCTGTCCAACCTTGGGCAAGACCACCAGACCAGCAAGATGAAGGTGAAATGGACCAAGTTAGGCATGGTGGTCTTTTTgctgatatccttggtcatgacGGGATGCTTTATTTGGCAGTACAGGATGCCAAAATTAAAAATGG GCAATGTTGTGAACATTGAGGTGAAGGAGGAAAAGATGTGCCCCCGTTTCCCTGAGCCAGTACTCCTGGAACACCCCATCCCTGCACTCAAGGAAGCATTAGAAAAG ATAGATGTTGTCCTAAGGTTAAGTATTCATGACACTACACTACCAGCTCTGTCTGCCATCATTGTCTTCAACGACTCTGTGTTGTGGAACGGAAACTTTGGCAGAAGGAACGGGAGTGATCCTTCCTCGCCTCCACCCAACGAATACACAGTGTACAG AATTGCAAGTCTCTCAAAGATCTTCCCGACACTGATGCTGTACAAGctatgggaggaggggaaggtGGCCTCCTTGGATGACCCTTTGGAGAAGTATGCGGCAAACTTCACCATCAAGAACCCGCTGGGGAAGCGGCGGGGAGTAGTGGATGTCAAGGCTGGTTCTGACAGAGACACCCAGCCACGCTCTCCCTCTGTCACCCTGCGCAGGATGGCCGGTCAGCTCTCTG GGTTACCCAGACGGCTTCGGTCAACAAATCTACTCTGGGGTGGAGACACAGACGCTGCTATAGATCTATTACAAGATGATGTCCTGGTGGCAGACCCAGGCACCAA ATGTCACTACAGCAACGTGGCCTTCTCTTTATTGGCTAATGTCTTGGCCGAGAACTTTGCAAAATCTGACTACGAGAGCTGGGTGTCCGACAACATCCTGGAGCAGCTGGGGATGGAGGACACAGGCTTTGATATAACCCCAGCCATGCAGAGCCAGATGGCAGTGGGCGTGTACAGCAGCGGCCAATCGGCACCCCTCTACGACCTGGGCTGGTATCGGCCTGCTGGCCAGATGTACTCCACGGCGGCCGACATGGCCAAACTAGCCATGGTGCTTCTGGGGGCTTACAGCCGGCCCCTCCTCCAACATGACACCCTGAAGACCCTGCTGACCCCTCTGTTTCGCTGCCACCAGGGCTACTTCGCCAACTACACCGGCACGCCCTGGGAGGTCAACGAGCAGCTGGGCTACGAGGTGGTTCGTAAGGACGGAGACCTGGACGGCTACGCCACCACCTTCTCCCTGGTTCCCCGACTGAAGCTGGGCCTGGTGGTGCTGATGGCCGGGGTGAGGCCGCCAATAATGGACGGGGATCTGGTCACTCAGGCCTTCAGCCATCTCATCCCAGCCATGGAGAGCGCTTTCAGGAATGCACAGCGCAAGCTCTCGCCGCCGCCCGACCCCACGCCCTATGTGGGCCTCTTCACCTACCAGAACATGACCTTCTATGAGATAAAGGCGAGTTTGGGCGGGGTGCTGGtcatgcagcagtttgggccccAGGTGGACACCATGATGTTGGCCAAGTACAGGACTATCAGGCTGGACTTCCTGCAGGAGAGGGTGTTCAGGGTGGTGTTCGAGGGGGAGTACCCTTGCAAGCTGAAGGTCAACAGCATCTCAGTGTCTCTGGAGACCCAGGACAGGCAACTCTTTAACTTCTATTATTTCAACGAGAAGGGCGTGTCGCCTGGATTCGACTCTCCTGGGCTCAACACTTACAAAGTGCTCCGGATAGCTCGACGGCCAATCTTCAACAGTTAA